From a region of the Zingiber officinale cultivar Zhangliang chromosome 4B, Zo_v1.1, whole genome shotgun sequence genome:
- the LOC121975080 gene encoding probable xyloglucan endotransglucosylase/hydrolase protein 33 isoform X2, which produces MLSITHTALYVAFSLISLVTVASSMRHNSPIPPPTTSLTDRFPHLGFDAAFTYLFGGKNIKKINDGSCVSITLDNSSGCGFKSKEIYYYGFFSAAIKLPSDYSAGVVVAFYVSNSQVYPHNHDEIDFEFLGHEKRKDWALQTNIYGNGSTMTGREEKFYLWFDPTIDFHEFLVDNIPVREVSHNEAMSRAYPSKPMSVYATIWDGSDWATHGGKKPVNYKVGPFVAWFKDLEMAGCAWNQTSPAASCSKRGSLSRDPVEGNEFMKLSEQQQRGMQWARSKFMFYSYCNDLKRFPVLPMECRGGKV; this is translated from the exons ATGCTCTCCATTACCCACACGGCGTTGTACGTTGCCTTCAGCCTCATCTCCTTGGTAACCGTTGCCTCGTCCATGCGCCACAACTCACCGATCCCTCCGCCGACTACCAGCCTGACTGACCGCTTCCCCCACCTCGGCTTCGATGCCGCATTCACCTACCTTTTCGGTGGCAAGAACATAAAGAAGATCAACGACGGCTCATGTGTCAGTATCACGCTTGACAATTCTTCTG GATGTGGATTCAAGTCAAAAGAAATCTATTACTATGGCTTCTTCAGCGCGGCCATCAAACTGCCATCGGATTACTCTGCAGGAGTCGTGGTGGCATTCTAT GTATCTAATTCACAAGTCTACCCGCATAACCATGATGAGATCGATTTCGAGTTTTTGGGCCATGAGAAGAGGAAGGACTGGGCACTGCAGACTAATATCTATGGCAACGGCAGTACAATGACTGGCCGCGAGGAGAAGTTCTACTTGTGGTTCGACCCGACTATAGATTTCCACGA ATTCCTGGTGGACAACATCCCAGTTAGAGAGGTGAGCCACAATGAGGCCATGTCGAGAGCTTATCCCTCGAAGCCCATGTCAGTTTATGCGACAATCTGGGACGGCTCAGATTGGGCTACTCATGGAGGGAAGAAGCCTGTGAACTACAAAGTTGGACCTTTTGTTGCATGGTTTAAAGATCTTGAGATGGCTGGTTGTGCATGGAATCAAACTAGCCCAGCTGCTTCGTGCAGCAAGAGAGGAAGTCTGAGTCGTGATCCGGTGGAGGGGAACGAATTCATGAAGCTATCAGAACAACAACAGAGGGGAATGCAGTGGGCAAGGAGCAAGTTCATGTTCTATTCATACTGCAATGACTTGAAAAGGTTCCCAGTGTTACCAATGGAGTGCAGAGGGGGAAAAGTTTGA
- the LOC121975080 gene encoding probable xyloglucan endotransglucosylase/hydrolase protein 33 isoform X1, whose protein sequence is MLSITHTALYVAFSLISLVTVASSMRHNSPIPPPTTSLTDRFPHLGFDAAFTYLFGGKNIKKINDGSCVSITLDNSSGCGFKSKEIYYYGFFSAAIKLPSDYSAGVVVAFYVSNSQVYPHNHDEIDFEFLGHEKRKDWALQTNIYGNGSTMTGREEKFYLWFDPTIDFHEYSIVWNQYHIVFLVDNIPVREVSHNEAMSRAYPSKPMSVYATIWDGSDWATHGGKKPVNYKVGPFVAWFKDLEMAGCAWNQTSPAASCSKRGSLSRDPVEGNEFMKLSEQQQRGMQWARSKFMFYSYCNDLKRFPVLPMECRGGKV, encoded by the exons ATGCTCTCCATTACCCACACGGCGTTGTACGTTGCCTTCAGCCTCATCTCCTTGGTAACCGTTGCCTCGTCCATGCGCCACAACTCACCGATCCCTCCGCCGACTACCAGCCTGACTGACCGCTTCCCCCACCTCGGCTTCGATGCCGCATTCACCTACCTTTTCGGTGGCAAGAACATAAAGAAGATCAACGACGGCTCATGTGTCAGTATCACGCTTGACAATTCTTCTG GATGTGGATTCAAGTCAAAAGAAATCTATTACTATGGCTTCTTCAGCGCGGCCATCAAACTGCCATCGGATTACTCTGCAGGAGTCGTGGTGGCATTCTAT GTATCTAATTCACAAGTCTACCCGCATAACCATGATGAGATCGATTTCGAGTTTTTGGGCCATGAGAAGAGGAAGGACTGGGCACTGCAGACTAATATCTATGGCAACGGCAGTACAATGACTGGCCGCGAGGAGAAGTTCTACTTGTGGTTCGACCCGACTATAGATTTCCACGAGTATAGCATTGTTTGGAACCAGTATCACATAGT ATTCCTGGTGGACAACATCCCAGTTAGAGAGGTGAGCCACAATGAGGCCATGTCGAGAGCTTATCCCTCGAAGCCCATGTCAGTTTATGCGACAATCTGGGACGGCTCAGATTGGGCTACTCATGGAGGGAAGAAGCCTGTGAACTACAAAGTTGGACCTTTTGTTGCATGGTTTAAAGATCTTGAGATGGCTGGTTGTGCATGGAATCAAACTAGCCCAGCTGCTTCGTGCAGCAAGAGAGGAAGTCTGAGTCGTGATCCGGTGGAGGGGAACGAATTCATGAAGCTATCAGAACAACAACAGAGGGGAATGCAGTGGGCAAGGAGCAAGTTCATGTTCTATTCATACTGCAATGACTTGAAAAGGTTCCCAGTGTTACCAATGGAGTGCAGAGGGGGAAAAGTTTGA